A section of the Mesorhizobium loti genome encodes:
- a CDS encoding ABC transporter ATP-binding protein — protein MPDKPDRNAIEVVDVSKIFGSGEGQVAALDKVSVSIRENEFFTLLGPSGCGKTTLLRLIAGFDFPTAGEILLYGQDIAPLPPFKRPVNTVFQSYALFPHMTVADNIGFGLEMLGKPKAEIKARVAEMLKLVKMEALAGRRTAQISGGQQQRVALARALAPQPKVLLLDEPLSALDYKLRKEMQIELKRLQHETGITFIFVTHDQEEALTMSDRIAVMSSGKILQVGSPWDIYDKPAERFVADFIGETNFLTAAISGAGNGKARATLKSGTTIEATVAEGFQPKDNATVVVRPEHAKLTKDKGDLSGTVENIVYFGTDTHIHVQLDSGDPFTVRQQNTRSAGCGFERGDKVGILIGNDAAQVLRD, from the coding sequence GTGCCGGACAAACCGGATCGGAATGCGATTGAAGTTGTAGACGTCAGCAAAATTTTCGGATCGGGTGAGGGGCAGGTGGCTGCCCTCGACAAGGTCTCGGTTTCCATTCGCGAGAACGAGTTCTTCACGCTGCTGGGACCGTCCGGCTGCGGCAAGACCACCCTTTTGCGGCTGATTGCCGGCTTCGACTTTCCAACCGCCGGCGAGATCCTGCTCTACGGTCAGGACATCGCGCCGCTGCCGCCGTTCAAGCGGCCGGTCAACACCGTCTTCCAGTCCTATGCGCTGTTCCCGCACATGACCGTGGCCGACAATATCGGCTTCGGCCTGGAGATGCTCGGCAAGCCCAAGGCCGAGATCAAGGCGCGCGTCGCCGAGATGCTCAAGCTGGTCAAGATGGAAGCGCTGGCGGGCCGTCGCACGGCCCAGATTTCCGGTGGCCAGCAGCAGCGCGTGGCACTGGCACGGGCGCTCGCGCCGCAGCCGAAAGTGCTGTTGCTCGACGAACCGCTCTCCGCGCTCGACTACAAGCTGCGCAAGGAGATGCAGATCGAGTTGAAGCGGCTGCAGCACGAGACCGGCATCACCTTCATCTTCGTCACCCATGACCAGGAAGAAGCGCTGACCATGTCGGACCGCATCGCGGTGATGTCGTCGGGCAAGATCCTGCAGGTCGGCTCGCCCTGGGACATATACGACAAGCCTGCGGAACGCTTCGTGGCCGACTTCATCGGCGAAACCAATTTCCTCACCGCCGCCATATCGGGCGCCGGCAATGGCAAGGCACGCGCGACGCTCAAGTCCGGCACGACCATCGAGGCCACCGTTGCCGAAGGGTTCCAGCCGAAGGACAACGCCACCGTGGTGGTGCGGCCCGAGCACGCCAAGCTCACCAAGGACAAGGGCGACCTGTCGGGCACGGTCGAAAACATCGTCTATTTCGGCACCGACACGCATATCCACGTCCAGCTCGACAGCGGCGATCCCTTCACCGTGCGCCAGCAGAACACGCGCAGCGCCGGCTGCGGTTTCGAGCGCGGCGACAAGGTCGGCATCCTGATCGGCAACGACGCCGCGCAAGTGCTGAGGGACTGA
- a CDS encoding ABC transporter permease, whose translation MATAEEVAKAAERRDVRDRWLLSAPALLVILLAATGPLLIVLVYSFLTPGAYGDVKWQFSSDAWTSVFLERDIFDDTLSLAAAHVTIFWRSIKLAIVTTLATLALGFPTAYFMATRSEKTRDLWLFLITIPFWTNLLIRTFAVLQIIRNEGIINTILLKLGIISAPIQILYTDTAILIGMAYVYLPLMVLPIYASMEKLDFRLVEAGYDLYATRFKVLRKIIFPLVKPGVIAGSILVFIPALGAYVTPSVLGGGKNMMLSNLIELQFGQGRNWPLGSALSITVMIIVMVALLAYVRNAGKSGVRHG comes from the coding sequence ATGGCCACCGCGGAAGAAGTCGCCAAGGCCGCCGAACGGCGTGATGTCCGTGACCGCTGGCTTTTGTCGGCGCCGGCGCTGCTGGTCATCCTGCTCGCCGCCACCGGCCCGTTGCTGATCGTTCTCGTCTATTCGTTCCTGACGCCCGGCGCCTATGGCGACGTGAAATGGCAGTTCTCGTCCGACGCCTGGACATCGGTGTTCCTGGAACGCGATATTTTCGACGACACGCTTTCACTGGCCGCGGCGCATGTCACCATCTTCTGGCGCTCGATCAAGCTTGCCATAGTGACGACACTGGCGACCTTGGCGCTCGGGTTCCCGACCGCCTATTTCATGGCGACGCGCAGCGAAAAGACTAGGGATCTCTGGCTGTTCCTGATCACCATCCCGTTCTGGACCAACTTGCTGATCCGTACCTTCGCCGTGCTGCAGATCATCCGCAACGAAGGCATCATCAACACCATTCTTTTGAAGCTCGGCATCATCTCGGCGCCGATCCAGATCCTCTATACCGACACAGCGATCCTGATCGGCATGGCGTATGTCTACCTGCCGCTGATGGTGCTGCCGATCTACGCCAGCATGGAGAAGCTCGACTTTCGCCTCGTCGAGGCGGGCTATGATCTCTACGCGACACGCTTCAAGGTGCTGCGGAAGATCATTTTTCCGCTGGTCAAACCCGGCGTCATCGCCGGCTCCATCCTTGTCTTCATTCCAGCCCTCGGCGCTTATGTGACGCCGAGCGTGCTTGGCGGCGGCAAGAACATGATGCTGTCCAACCTGATCGAATTGCAGTTCGGGCAGGGTCGCAACTGGCCGCTTGGCTCGGCGCTTTCGATCACGGTGATGATCATCGTCATGGTGGCGCTGCTGGCCTATGTGCGCAATGCCGGCAAGTCGGGGGTGCGTCATGGCTAG